CCTCGGCGAACACCTCGGCCGCCGAGCGGGTCGACTCCCCCGCCGCGGGGGCCGCCGGGGACCCCGGAGTCGTCGCCTGCCCGTCCTCGAGGAACGCGTTCAGCGCGACCGGCCGGGCCGCCTCGCCGCCGACGCGTTCGGGCGACCCGACGCGGACGGCGGCGAGTTCGTCGACGAACGCGGGGAGCGCGGTGACGTGTTCGGGGTCGGGTTCGACGTGCGCGCAGGTGGGCCACGGCGGGGTGACGGCCTCGACCGCCTCGTCCGGGACGTCGACGTACGCCCGCACCCGCTCGGCGAGCGGTCGCTCGTACAGGTCCGCGGGGTCCAGCGCGTCGGGCGCGGCCCCCTCGAACCGTCGGCGGAGCGATAGCTCGATTGGATAGATCCCCTCCGTCCTGACGACGCAGTCGAGCAGGAACGTCCGGGCGAGGAGGTCCGTCACCGCGTCCGCGTAGCCGGCCCCCGTCGGGAACTCGACGAGCGGATCCGACTCGTCGACGACCGAAAGCAGGGGCGACTCCCCGGGGACCGTGCGTGCGCCGAGGTAGGCTGCCAGCGGCGCCGCCGGGAACGCGTACTCCGGCGTCGGCGGGAGCGTCAACCGGAGGCCGGTGTCCGGAAGCGAGAGCCCGTCGGGCGGCCGGAACGAGTCGCCGAGTTCGACCGACGGCGGGTGGCCCCGAAGCGTCGGCCACGCGCGTTCGGGCGACCCGGTGACGAACGGGGCGCCGAGCCACTCGATCGCCCGGAGGAGGTCCGGCCCGTCGGTCGTGGTGCGGAGCGTCTCGTGGGGCTCCCGTCGGCGGGCGCGGCCCCCGACCGTGAGCGCCGTCGACCCGTCGAACGTGACCTCGGTCCGCCCGTCGACGGTGACGAGATCCAGGGAGGCGGTCGCCGTGAGGTACACCTTCAGGTCGGCGTCGACCTCGATCACGTACGCGTCGCGCGGGAGCGTCGCGTCCACGTCGAAATCGAACCGGTCCACGAACGAGTAGTCGGCCTCGCGGACGCAGATCAGCACCTCGCCGGGGAGGCTGACGCGGTCGGTGTGCACCCGGACCGCCCGTTCGACGGGGAGCGTGCCCACGTCGGGGGTGCCGGGGGCCACCGTCGCGTCCGACGGGAGGCCGACGAGCACCGACTCGGACCGGACGTTGTCGACGAGCTCGAGCCCGTCCGGCGTCCGGCCGATTCCCATCGCATCCATCACCGGCGGGTGGTCGGGGGGACCCTTGAATGGTGCGACCGTCGCGGCGGTTGCGCCGGCGAACGGGGTTCCCGAGGGCGGGTGGTCCGTCGGAAGTGGGAGGGTATTTGTGGTCGGCCCCCCGAGAGGTTGGAAATGACCCTCGAGACGGCCGCCGGGCCCCTCGACGAACTGCTTCACGCCGCCGTCGGGCGGTCGGGGGACGGGACCCTCGTCGTCTCCGGACACCAGGACGTCCTCCGCGAGGCCGTTCTCGCAGTGGCGGACGCCGGGGGGGACGCTCCCGGACGCGTTCGGCTGCTCGGGACCGAACCGGCCCTCGAGGAGGCGACCGACGACTTCCTCGTCGCCTCCAACGCCGCGGACCTCGTCCGTGACGGCTCGCTCGTGCTCCGGGCGAGCGACGAGGACTACCTCCCGGCGATGGTCGTGGGGTTCGGGGAGGGCGACGACTCGGTCACGACCGTCTCCCCGCTTCCCGGCGGCGACGCGGTGGCGGTGCGGACCGACGCCGCGGAGTCCGTGACGACCGTTCGGGAGGCGCTCGAGCGGTCGTTCGAGCGGGCAGCGCCCTACGAGGTGACCGCGCCGGGGTACGATCGCCTGCTGTCGTCGCTCGAGTCGGCCGTCGGCGACGGCGTCGGTTCCGACGTGGCGGCCGTCCTCGAGGCCGAGGTGACCGTCAGGAGCTCCGACTCGACGCTTGACGAGCTCGACACGGTGCTGCTGATGGGCGGGCGGAACGGCGCTCAGCTGTACGAGCTCTCCGCGTGGGCCGAGGAGCTCGGGCTCGCCAGTCGGGCGACGATGTCCGCGCGAAAGCGTCGGCTGGAGTCGGCCGGCCTGCTCGCGACCGAGAAGGTCAGCACGGACGTCGGGCGTCCCCGCCAGCGCCTGCTCCTCGCCGCCGAGGGGCTCCGGGACGCCCCGCCCGCGGACCTCGTCCGCGCGGCCCGGAGCGTCCTCGTCGGAGAGTGATCGGCCGGCCGGAGGGCGGCGGGTAGCCGGCGGGGACGCGACGGGGGCGGCAGGAACGCGAACGGGGAGCGGGACGCCTGCCGCGCACGGAATCCCCCGAGCGCTGCCGGTGGGCGACGATTTATGCGCCGACGACGACGCCCGTTTCCCGTGACCGACTCCCCGCCCCCCACCGACCGCCGGCCCGTCACGGAGACCCTCCACGGCCACGAGGTCGCGGACCCGTCGCGACGGGAGCGACCGGTACACTCAAGTCGATTTTGGCCCGATTCCACCCGAACAGGGACCTACTGATGGATGTTTCCGAGGAGATACGCTGCTTGTTCGCCGCCAGAGTGGAGGAACGCCGCGACTCGTTCGTCGTCGAGGTGCCGAAACGGGAGGTGGAGATCGGGGACGTGGAGGTCGGGGA
The DNA window shown above is from Halorarum salinum and carries:
- a CDS encoding transcriptional regulator TbsP domain-containing protein, with amino-acid sequence MTLETAAGPLDELLHAAVGRSGDGTLVVSGHQDVLREAVLAVADAGGDAPGRVRLLGTEPALEEATDDFLVASNAADLVRDGSLVLRASDEDYLPAMVVGFGEGDDSVTTVSPLPGGDAVAVRTDAAESVTTVREALERSFERAAPYEVTAPGYDRLLSSLESAVGDGVGSDVAAVLEAEVTVRSSDSTLDELDTVLLMGGRNGAQLYELSAWAEELGLASRATMSARKRRLESAGLLATEKVSTDVGRPRQRLLLAAEGLRDAPPADLVRAARSVLVGE